A DNA window from Zingiber officinale cultivar Zhangliang chromosome 3A, Zo_v1.1, whole genome shotgun sequence contains the following coding sequences:
- the LOC122050806 gene encoding uncharacterized protein LOC122050806 yields the protein MCYPENFLAVKANEVVCGQLNIYSAASSPKEKYLAGDAAGRSDRCNNERRTLSKQTSLRETKMEAKWEKRRRQILERERRVVVEAEEKEAAEGSESRGITRPKILTDEDMDELRGSIELGFGFVEEEGGNDLRDTLPALNLYFAVNRQLSDKKLIPPTSSESTPRATSPSGTPKPNARTQTEAAAVASYAWPICSPGDNPQYVKTRLRHWAQAVACSMRQSS from the exons ATGTGCTATCCAGAGAACTTCCTGGCCGTGAAGGCCAACGAGGTCGTGTGCGGACAGCTCAACATTTACTCCGCCGCCTCGTCGCCGAAGGAGAAGTACCTGGCCGGCGACGCGGCCGGCCGATCGGATAGATGTAACAACGAGCGGCGGACGCTGTCGAAGCAGACTTCTCTGCGGGAAACTAAGATGGAGGCTAAGTGGGAGAAGCGGCGTCGGCAGATTCTGGAGAGGGAGCGGCGCGTGGTGGTGGAAGCAGAGGAGAAGGAGGCGGCGGAGGGCAGCGAGAGCAGGGGAATAACTCGGCCGAAGATTCTGACCGACGAGGACATGGACGAGCTGAGGGGGTCGATCGAGCTCGGGTTTGGATTCGTGGAGGAGGAAGGCGGCAACGATCTGCGCGACACGCTGCCGGCCCTAAATCTCTACTTCGCCGTCAACCGCCAGCTCTCTGACAAGAAGCTGATTCCGCCGACGAGCTCGGAGTCGACTCCGAGAGCCACCTCTCCCAGCGGCACGCCGAAGCCGAACGCGCGAACACAGACGGAGGCGGCGGCGGTCGCTTCGTACGCATGGCCGATTTGCAGTCCAG GGGACAATCCGCAGTACGTGAAGACAAGACTGAGGCATTGGGCCCAGGCAGTGGCTTGCTCAATGAGGCAGAGCAGTTGA